The proteins below are encoded in one region of Sminthopsis crassicaudata isolate SCR6 chromosome 1, ASM4859323v1, whole genome shotgun sequence:
- the POP5 gene encoding ribonuclease P/MRP protein subunit POP5 yields MVRFKHRYLLCELVSEDPRCRACLEERVLFGLVRDAIARAHGAFGAAACALAFTVKYLNAYTGVVLLRCRKDFYQLLWSALPFITHLENKGQRFPCFFNTLHVGGTIRTCQKFLIKYNRRQLLILLRNCPDGEERESIRKSVMSCSLEEQQEDELSGSESEKDATEME; encoded by the exons ATGGTGCGCTTCAAACACCG GTACCTGCTGTGCGAGTTGGTGTCGGAGGATCCCCGCTGCCGCGCCTGCCTGGAGGAGCGGGTCCTGTTCGGCCTCGTGCGGGACGCCATCGCCCGGGCGCACGGAGCCTTCGGAGCGGCCGCCTGCGCCTTGGCCTTCACAG TGAAGTACCTCAACGCCTACACCGGGGTGGTGCTGCTCCGGTGTCGGAAAGACTTCTACCAGCTCCTGTGGTCAGCCCTGCCCTTCATCACTCATTTAGAGAACAAGGGACAGCGCTTCCCCTGCTTCTTCAACACTCTGCACGTAGGAG GGACCATCAGAACCTGTCAGAAGTTCCTGATTAAGTACAACAGGCGCCAGCTTCTGATCTTACTTCGGAACTGCCCTGATGGAG AGGAACGGGAGTCTATCAGAAAGTCGGTCATGAGCTGTTCATTAGAGGAACAGCAGGAAGATGAGCTCTCAGGAAGTGAAAGTGAAAAGGATGCCACAGAGATGGAGTGA